From the Deltaproteobacteria bacterium genome, one window contains:
- a CDS encoding right-handed parallel beta-helix repeat-containing protein, with product MRALIVSAIAALSIVTFGVAPLRAQTHCTGDLDGSGAVTVDELVVGVNITLGLLPLTAGPLFDADNSGDVTVDELVRAVSYALEGCPDVIDDTDTVPAASRDAPNLIGATDVIDFGLVGNRRIRRFRNEHAGAAAGCGSSERVACQNGGERHTTCRCEGSNSVLEEALTNCDETDAETGTVMTQNGVRTRTIADAAFCDTGVIPDSVTVTQRFSHYAASFTCTRTAECPPGLQDAVLRSEDLTTVQQPMGSSGDLETTLAGDLAIENRATGERFAHRFETAFRVMKTAAGFMLNGRTSVDCFGDVVFDTKVPIALDPGDTCPAGGSLEVMRSRLLRAGAADWWSVTSGHAGAGSVGSNLPAERARRSRSTMPEATNSIPHRLSGQSAADTSARYRELKFRAANGQVYQVLQNTLAPDSGGDTVIGAEDIRLTTVVGSFSPDLGGCFKLRRAQAFVATESGAAFPLDRVFKSPLIADASPPCFNANGAGGNGTVCIGPDCTIDCTCAGGANCTTYSIGGTKLSAASPNIPAATLADPLSVAAGACSGFAGGATYGFGTLAPTTEVPQCSPAPADGFTLPGAPSALHGAAGSTLILAYDTPLLAPFGIGSAGFALDSDRSNADGCSGAQPVLAGVIQANSIPPNRIEYTAARGVQFDFNGDTLTDKSLTACDAPSLRQCAAPPPPTPSLPPTGQCAPFPLGSTFPLSRNGSTARDAVNAAGGATCGGGGNQAPDFAFRYAAPAAGFYTISTNSASFDTVLYVRRDTCGGAELACNDDQSGGSLESQVIVPLDANETVVIVVDGYRRERGTFTLTIDLSQTPPTPTPTPEPGAGPPDLVVTEVISPLTGTASEPIEVSATVENRGLSDAGAFEVEFVFSTDETITPSDVRSGFGCVFSRLAAHGEVTCSGPIGVPSNLPAGTYSLGAIVDLINQVAEANESNNARAADNTITIGGGVATATPSSTQPLTPSRSVTPSRTATLVPTDTRSATPAATPTATSTGTVAVTATPTLTRTATPATGTWTPTASVTPAPTRTATPKTLGGLICSDTTWRFADSPLIATSSVIVGGALCPQGQQTPTLTIEAGVEVRFNANRFLEINGTLLARGTAEQRILFTSNNFPKAAGDWDGIRFKDTATDATFDGDGNYISGSIMEYCTVEYARDSVGTGIVALISAAPHFRFVTVRSGNATGGSITGGIGITGTLGVATVRIANVEVTSISGAGIFVSGLDAAASVLVVGATLFANEYVGIYADNAVRIADSTISENGNAGVYCHGPCVVTGSCISRNGSPLIVVPGATLQFERNTVAAHASPVSVQVQPTSFAMNNLTGGTGQVFENRLDSASPALIAENNWWGTTDFNAIGDLIYDCFDDGTRGCVDFTPFATGPIADAPDIDACANGTWVPPGFSGADASAPPRPANMLLRE from the coding sequence GTGCGTGCATTGATCGTTTCCGCCATTGCAGCGCTCTCGATCGTTACGTTCGGCGTCGCCCCGCTGCGCGCCCAGACTCATTGCACCGGCGACCTCGACGGCAGCGGCGCGGTCACCGTCGACGAACTCGTCGTCGGCGTGAACATCACCCTCGGGCTGCTGCCGCTTACCGCTGGGCCGCTCTTCGACGCCGACAACAGCGGTGACGTTACCGTTGACGAACTCGTCCGAGCTGTCAGCTATGCACTCGAAGGCTGCCCGGACGTGATCGACGACACCGACACCGTCCCAGCGGCGTCGCGCGACGCGCCGAATCTCATCGGCGCCACCGATGTCATCGACTTCGGCCTCGTCGGCAATCGACGCATCCGGCGCTTCCGCAACGAACACGCGGGCGCGGCGGCCGGCTGTGGCAGCAGCGAGAGGGTGGCCTGCCAGAACGGCGGCGAGCGTCACACCACCTGCCGCTGCGAAGGCAGTAACAGCGTCCTCGAAGAAGCGCTGACCAACTGCGACGAGACCGATGCCGAGACCGGCACCGTCATGACTCAGAACGGGGTGCGCACTCGCACCATCGCCGACGCCGCGTTCTGCGACACCGGCGTCATCCCAGACTCCGTCACCGTCACGCAGCGCTTCAGTCACTACGCCGCGTCGTTCACCTGCACGCGGACGGCGGAGTGCCCGCCCGGATTGCAGGACGCCGTGCTGCGCTCGGAGGATCTGACCACCGTGCAGCAGCCGATGGGCTCCTCCGGCGATCTCGAAACCACGCTCGCCGGCGACCTCGCGATCGAGAACCGCGCCACCGGCGAACGCTTCGCGCATCGGTTCGAAACCGCCTTCCGCGTGATGAAGACCGCCGCCGGCTTCATGCTCAACGGCCGCACCAGCGTCGATTGCTTCGGCGATGTCGTCTTCGACACCAAGGTGCCGATCGCTCTGGATCCCGGCGATACCTGCCCCGCCGGCGGCTCGCTCGAAGTGATGCGCTCCAGACTGCTGAGGGCTGGCGCCGCGGACTGGTGGAGCGTGACCTCCGGGCACGCTGGGGCCGGGAGCGTCGGCTCCAACCTCCCCGCCGAGCGCGCTCGGAGATCGCGCTCCACCATGCCGGAAGCTACCAACTCGATACCGCATCGCCTGAGCGGCCAATCCGCCGCCGACACCAGCGCGCGCTATCGGGAATTGAAGTTCCGCGCCGCCAACGGCCAAGTCTACCAGGTGCTGCAGAACACGCTCGCGCCCGACAGCGGCGGCGATACGGTGATCGGTGCGGAGGATATTCGACTCACGACGGTGGTGGGCTCGTTTTCGCCGGATCTCGGCGGCTGCTTCAAGCTGCGGCGCGCGCAGGCGTTCGTCGCAACCGAGTCGGGCGCGGCCTTTCCGCTCGATCGCGTGTTCAAGTCGCCGCTGATCGCCGACGCGAGCCCGCCGTGCTTCAACGCCAATGGCGCGGGCGGCAACGGCACGGTGTGCATCGGACCCGACTGTACGATCGATTGTACCTGTGCCGGCGGCGCGAACTGCACAACCTACAGCATCGGCGGAACCAAGCTCAGCGCGGCGTCGCCCAACATCCCCGCCGCGACGCTGGCTGACCCGCTCTCGGTTGCCGCGGGCGCGTGCAGCGGCTTCGCTGGCGGCGCCACCTACGGTTTTGGAACCCTGGCGCCGACCACCGAAGTGCCGCAATGCAGTCCGGCGCCGGCCGACGGGTTCACGTTGCCCGGCGCACCGTCAGCGCTCCACGGGGCGGCCGGCTCCACGCTGATTCTCGCCTACGACACGCCGCTGTTGGCGCCGTTCGGTATCGGCTCTGCCGGCTTCGCGCTCGATTCGGATCGCAGCAACGCCGACGGCTGTAGCGGCGCGCAGCCGGTGCTGGCCGGCGTCATTCAGGCCAATTCGATTCCGCCCAATCGCATCGAGTACACCGCGGCGCGCGGTGTCCAGTTCGACTTCAACGGCGACACGCTGACCGACAAGTCGCTGACCGCCTGCGACGCGCCGTCCCTGCGGCAGTGCGCGGCACCGCCCCCGCCCACTCCGTCCCTCCCGCCCACCGGACAATGTGCTCCCTTTCCGCTCGGCAGTACCTTCCCCCTGTCGCGCAACGGCTCGACCGCGCGCGATGCCGTCAACGCGGCGGGTGGGGCCACGTGCGGCGGTGGCGGCAATCAGGCTCCCGACTTCGCCTTCCGCTACGCCGCGCCAGCGGCGGGCTTCTACACGATCAGCACGAATAGCGCGTCGTTCGACACCGTGCTGTACGTGCGCCGCGATACCTGCGGCGGCGCCGAGCTGGCATGCAACGACGACCAGAGCGGCGGCAGCTTGGAGTCGCAAGTGATCGTGCCGCTCGATGCGAATGAGACCGTGGTGATCGTTGTCGACGGTTACCGCCGCGAGCGCGGGACTTTCACTCTGACGATTGATTTGAGCCAAACACCGCCGACGCCGACACCGACACCGGAGCCCGGCGCCGGCCCACCCGATTTGGTGGTGACCGAAGTGATCAGTCCGCTCACCGGCACGGCCAGCGAGCCAATCGAGGTGTCGGCAACGGTCGAGAACCGAGGGCTCAGCGATGCCGGTGCATTCGAAGTCGAGTTCGTCTTCTCGACCGACGAGACGATCACGCCGAGCGACGTGCGCTCCGGCTTCGGCTGCGTGTTCTCTCGCCTGGCGGCACACGGCGAAGTTACGTGCAGCGGTCCGATCGGCGTGCCGAGCAATCTGCCGGCAGGCACGTACTCTCTCGGGGCGATCGTCGATCTGATCAATCAAGTGGCCGAGGCGAACGAAAGTAACAACGCCCGTGCCGCGGACAACACGATCACGATCGGCGGTGGAGTCGCGACCGCGACGCCCAGCTCCACCCAGCCGTTAACGCCGTCGCGATCGGTCACACCGAGCCGTACGGCGACCCTGGTTCCGACTGACACGCGCTCGGCAACCCCCGCCGCAACACCGACCGCCACTTCCACCGGGACCGTTGCCGTCACTGCGACGCCGACGCTAACGCGGACGGCGACGCCTGCTACCGGAACCTGGACCCCGACGGCATCCGTCACGCCCGCGCCTACGCGGACAGCGACCCCGAAGACCCTCGGCGGATTGATCTGCAGCGATACGACCTGGCGCTTCGCCGACAGCCCGCTCATCGCGACCAGCAGCGTCATCGTCGGCGGCGCGTTGTGCCCGCAGGGCCAGCAGACTCCGACGCTCACTATCGAAGCAGGCGTCGAAGTGCGCTTCAACGCCAACCGTTTCTTGGAGATTAACGGCACCCTGCTCGCCCGCGGCACGGCGGAGCAGCGGATTCTGTTCACGTCGAACAATTTTCCCAAGGCAGCGGGCGACTGGGATGGGATTCGCTTCAAGGACACCGCCACCGACGCGACGTTCGACGGCGACGGAAACTACATCAGCGGCTCGATCATGGAGTACTGCACGGTGGAGTATGCGAGGGACTCGGTGGGGACCGGAATTGTTGCGCTGATTTCCGCCGCGCCGCATTTCCGCTTCGTCACCGTCCGCAGCGGAAACGCTACCGGAGGGAGCATCACTGGAGGGATTGGGATAACCGGTACACTTGGCGTCGCAACGGTCCGAATCGCCAACGTCGAGGTTACATCGATTTCGGGCGCGGGCATCTTCGTCTCCGGGCTCGACGCTGCAGCGAGCGTACTCGTCGTGGGGGCCACGTTATTCGCGAACGAATACGTGGGAATCTACGCGGATAACGCGGTACGCATCGCGGACAGCACCATCAGCGAGAACGGGAACGCCGGCGTCTATTGCCACGGCCCGTGTGTGGTCACGGGAAGCTGTATCTCACGCAACGGAAGCCCGTTGATTGTGGTCCCCGGGGCCACACTCCAGTTCGAGCGCAACACCGTCGCCGCCCACGCATCACCGGTGAGCGTTCAGGTTCAACCAACGAGTTTCGCCATGAACAACCTTACGGGTGGCACCGGTCAAGTCTTCGAAAACCGTCTCGACAGTGCGTCGCCGGCGCTTATTGCCGAGAACAACTGGTGGGGCACGACCGACTTCAACGCCATCGGCGACCTCATTTACGATTGCTTTGACGACGGCACGCGTGGCTGCGTCGACTTCACGCCGTTCGCGACGGGTCCGATCGCTGACGCCCCCGACATCGACGCTTGCGCCAACGGCACCTGGGTGCCGCCGGGATTCAGCGGTGCGGATGCGTCCGCACCGCCGCGGCCCGCCAACATGCTGCTCAGAGAATAG